From the genome of Thermoflexus sp.:
ATCTCCACCCAATCTCCTTCCGCCATGGGTTCCTCTCCGGCCCCATCGATGGTCAGGGCGGCTTTGCCCTCGGTGTGCACGGTGAGCGTGAGCCGAACGCCTTCATCCAGCACCACGGCCCGATCCAGGCTGAGATGGGGGGCGATGGGGACCAGAACAATGTTCTTCAGCTCGGGAGGGAGGATGGGGCCGCCGGCGGCCAGGGCATAGGCGGTGCTGCCAGTCGGCGTCGCCACGATCAGGCCATCCCCCACATACGTGGTGAAGTAGCGCCCGTCGATCTCCACTCGAACCCGCACGATGCGCCCCAGGCCCATGCGACCGATCACCACATCGTTCAGGGCGTAAAAGGGCCCCTGACGGTGACCCTCCCGGACCCAGTAGGCCTCCAGCATGAGCCGGTGCTCCACCCAGTAATGGCCTTCCCACACCCGGCTCAGCTGCTCCAGCCACTCCTCCGGCGGGATTTCCGTCAGGAACCCGACCCGCCCCAGGTTGATCCCCAGGATGGGCACGCCGGCAGGAGCGGCGTAGCGAGCGACCCGCAGCACCAGCCCATCCCCGCCGAAGGTGATCGCCAGATCCCACCCGGCGACGATCTCCACGCGATCCAGCGCTTCGGCCGGAACCAGGATCGGCTCCCGACCGATCTGCCGGAGGTGCTCCGCGACGGCCTCGGCCAGCCCTCCGGCATGGGGACGCTGGGGATGGAGAACCAGTCCGATGCGCTGGAAGCGAGCTTCCGACACAGGGCATCTCCTCTTGACGTTCAGGGCCAGCGGAAAGAACGCGCATCCAGACTCTGCCCGGTGATCCCCCGGCTCTCATCGGAAGCCAGATAGACGAAGAGGGAGGTGATCTCCTCCGGCGCGGGGAGGGAAAGGGGATCCTCTTCCGGATAGGCTTGGGCCCGCATTCGAGTGCGGGTGGGGCCGGGGTTGACGGCGTTTACCCGGATGCCCTCCGGGGCCAGCTCCTCCGCCA
Proteins encoded in this window:
- a CDS encoding NAD(+)/NADH kinase, giving the protein MSEARFQRIGLVLHPQRPHAGGLAEAVAEHLRQIGREPILVPAEALDRVEIVAGWDLAITFGGDGLVLRVARYAAPAGVPILGINLGRVGFLTEIPPEEWLEQLSRVWEGHYWVEHRLMLEAYWVREGHRQGPFYALNDVVIGRMGLGRIVRVRVEIDGRYFTTYVGDGLIVATPTGSTAYALAAGGPILPPELKNIVLVPIAPHLSLDRAVVLDEGVRLTLTVHTEGKAALTIDGAGEEPMAEGDWVEIAAAPFSARFLRLRDRSYFYRLLATRLRRMVADENTP